From a single Nicotiana tomentosiformis chromosome 2, ASM39032v3, whole genome shotgun sequence genomic region:
- the LOC138906118 gene encoding uncharacterized protein, with protein sequence MALNNRPQGTLPADTHVNPKEQVLNQLMAVSLRNGRNLDLEQEIARENRSTETLVSVPIEVDESTEITKVRVQPAQEEINKEKEVAEETEKVQEKALEKVPEQDLTQAIGKKRAPAPLPQRLAKYQKDEKYKRFMEMLKQIQLNIPLIDDLREMSDYAKMMKDLMSRKFDFQDLATITLTQNCSDVVTRPIAEKLSDPRSFTIPCTIGILDDVLVQVGKFVFPADFVILDCQVDGEIPIILGRTFLATGRALIDYETGELKMRLNNEEITFNVQKSMRRPSEFANCSLTDAVDVIMEEDDEALNAKDPLIACLVNLEEVLKECKTAIGWTIIDIKGINLAFYMHKILLEDMHKPYREHQRRLNPNIEEVLKKEVIKWLDAGIIFPISDSNWVTQFSVCQRKRMSFGLCNAPATFQRCMMAIFTNIVEDIMEVFMDDFSVVGNSFDNFLRNLKRVLQRCIVLGHLVSSKGIEVDRSKIDVIEKLPPPTSVKAIRSFLGHAGFYRRFIKGFSKIANPLCKLLEKNHPFVFSDDCTVAFEGLNKRYLIDKKEAKSRLIRWVLLLQEFDLEIRDRKGTENQVADHLSRLEGAETKVEVEEIMETFPDKQLLGTSLNVASWYADIANYLASGTNMPPKKDDGKGKGKATAPTKAKASFRPPSKKRKRGEATSSQVEGLQAVAAIEATCPQPEG encoded by the exons ATGGCTTTGAATAATCGTCCCCAAGGGACTTTACCTGCAGACACACATGTCAATCCGAAGGAACAAGTCCTGAATCAGCTTATGGCGGTGAGTTTgagaaatggtagaaatcttGATTTAGAGCAAGAAATCGCTCGTGAGAACCGATCAACTGAAACACTTGTGTCAGTGCCAATTGAGGTAGATGAGTCAACTGAGATAACAAAAGTGAGAGTGCAGCCAGCCCAGGAGGAAATAAACAAGGAAAAAGAGGTTGCAGAAGAGACTGAGAAAGTGCAAGAGAAGGCACTAGAAAAAGTGCCTGAGCAAGATCTAACTCAAGCCATAGGAAAGAAGCGAGCTCCAGCACCCTTACCACAAAGGTTGGCCAAATATCAAAAGGATGAGAAATACAAAAGATTCAtggaaatgctgaagcaaattcagCTAAACATTCCTCTAATTGATGATTTGAGAGAGATGTCCgattatgcaaaaatgatgaaagacttgatgtctcgtaagttcgactttcaagacttAGCAACTATCACATTGACACAGAACTGTAGTGATGTCGTGACAAGACCTATAGCTGAGAAGCTATCCGACCCTAGAAGCTtcacaattccatgcaccatag GTATACTTGACGATGTACTTGTGCAAGTTGGAAAATTCGTGTTtccagcagattttgtcattttggactgcCAGGTTGATggggagattcccataattttggggaGGACGTTCTTAGCCACAGGAAGAGCTCTGATTGATTATGAAACGGGGGAGCTGAAGATGAGACTgaataatgaagaaataacatttaATGTGCAAAAGTCTATGCGGCGACCCAGTGAGTTTGCAAATTGCTCTTTGACAGACGCAGTGGATGTGATCATGGAGGAAGACGATGAGGCACTTAATGCAAAAGACCCTCTAATAGCTTGTCTCGTGAACTTAGAAGAA GTGTTGAAAGAGTGCAAAACTGCAATCGGTTGGACCATCATAGACATTAAGGGTATCAACCTGGCATTCtatatgcataagattctactggaagatatgcACAAACCTtatagagaacatcaaagaaggctgaacccaAACATAGAAGAGGTGCTAAaaaaagaagtgatcaagtggttagatgcgggaattATTTTTCCCATCTCTGATAGCAATTGGGTTACCCAGTttagtgtgtgccaaagaaag AGAATgtcgtttggcctatgcaatgcacccgcgacattccaaaggtgcatgatggccatcttcacaaaTATTGTAGAGGATATaatggaggttttcatggatgatttctcagtggtgggaAATTCTTTCGATAATTTCCTTAGGAATTTGAAAAGAGTGTTGCAGAGAT gtatagtcttgggacacctagtgtcaagtaagggcattgaggtggACCGTTCCAAGATTGATGTAATAGAGAAGCTGCCACCACCCACTTCCGTCAaggcaataagaagtttccttggtcacGCCGGTTTTTACAGGCGGTTCATAAAAGGTTTTTCCAAGATTGCTAACCCTTTatgtaaattgcttgaaaaaaaTCACCCTTTTGTATTTTCTGATGACTGCACGGTAGCTTTTGAGGGATTGAACAAGAG GTACCTAATTGATAAGAAGGAGGCAAAGTCACGCTTGATTCGATGGGTTCTACTACTACAAGAGTTTGACTTGGAAATTCGTGATCGAAAAGGAACGGAAAACCAAGTTGCCGATCACTTGTCCAGACTTGAAGGAGCTGAAACGAAGGTTGAGGTGGAAGAGATCATGGAGACTTTCCCAGATAAACAATTGTTGGGCACGAGCCTTAATGTAGCGTcatggtatgcagacattgcaaactacctaGCAAGCG GTACAAATATGCCTCCTAAAAAAGACGATGGTAAAGGCAAGGGCAAGGCTACTGCTCCTACTAAGGCCAAGGCTTCTTTCAGACCTCCatcgaaaaagagaaaaagagggGAGGCCACTTCAAGCCAAGTTGAAGGGTTGCAAGCAGTTGCAGCAATAGAAGCCACATGTCCACAACCTGAGGGATAA